In Panulirus ornatus isolate Po-2019 chromosome 30, ASM3632096v1, whole genome shotgun sequence, a single genomic region encodes these proteins:
- the LOC139758312 gene encoding uncharacterized protein isoform X1: MICRPKCEICGGCFDGENRLPLLLVSCGHTCCKACLELLTQHRGYRCPTCRKQQPEKGVSALQVNHSLLAFILSFKEHKNEDNMEPENNEEMCYTHKGVRVSYWCSPCNKPACGECIVEDHPNSLHKARKISCIIEELSRDVHSSITKVMTTIEKFEKHCKEHDTFIEHISGLSENIKRIIGKLMLSVVVLNSQAVNCKDTGEDIKDMEKMTEEIISEVPESPQGIKGIKALQKYTEKVQKLQKHVMAKAQVPNNNPNKAETLLNDVNYLRKALNTQASSFTKQVCALMIQELEVGAAGGKGAKLQWEDNRLHLYCLTQQNKHSCTKKKCYLKWNVVESLLKEEKTTVFFDMSWDKGKCQGRMYLTLQNRQPSGQHLLEMCTGKNTSLLNANLSSKEVVAGGEGILLGVYYLGQKEQTNSLKQPTQQHDCIFHSGDVISVHCEETKETKFWLLTQDSNTGTPLNSTYTFIGCLSSGKELLTKAASQENLADICITNCGAVIHI, encoded by the exons ATGATTTGTCGACCCAAGTGTGAGATATGCGGAGGCTGTTTCGATGGCGAGAATCGacttcctctcctgctggtgtcgTGCGGCCACACCTGCTGCAAGGCCTGCCTGGAGCTCCTCACCCAACATCGGGGTTACCGCTGCCCAACCTGCAG GAAGCAGCAACCGGAGAAGGGGGTGTCTGCACTTCAGGTGAACCATTCGCTCCTGGCGTTTATTCTCAGCTTTAAG GAGCATAAGAATGAGGACAACATGGAGCCAGAGAACAACGAAGAAATGTGTTACACTCACAAGGGTGTACGTGTGAGTTACTGGTGCTCCCCATGCAACAAGCCAGCTTGTGGGGAATGCATTGTCGAGGATCACCCTAACAGCCTTCATAAGGCTAGAAAGATCTCATGCATCATTGAAGAGCTGAGTCGTGATGTGCACTCCTCAATCACAAAAGTCATGACAACCATTGAGAAATTTGAAAAACACTGCAAAGAACATGATACATTCATAGAACACATCAGTGGTCTTTCTGAGAACATCAAGAGGATTATAGGAAAGTTGATGCTAAGTGTAGTAGTCCTCAACTCCCAAGCTGTCAACTGCAAGGACACAGGTGAAGACATCAAAGATATGGAGAAAATGACTGAAGAAATCATCTCAGAAGTGCCTGAATCTCCTCAAGGAATCAAAGGCATTAAAGCTCTACAGAAGTATACAGAGAAAGTTCAAAAGCTGCAGAAACATGTGATGGCCAAGGCTCAGGTGCCTAACAATAACCCAAACAAAGCTGAAACACTCTTGAATGATGTCAACTACCTCAGAAAGGCTCTCAACACCCAAGCCTCCTCTTTCACCAAACAG GTGTGTGCACTGATGATTCAAGAGTTGGAAGTGGGAGCAGCAGGGGGAAAGGGTGCTAAACTCCAGTGGGAAGACAACAGATTGCACCTCTACTGCCTTACACAACAGAATAAACACTCCTGCACCAAGAAGAAATGTTATCtgaag TGGAATGTGGTTGAAAGCCTACTAAAGGAAGAGAAAACAACAGTGTTTTTTGACATGAGTTGGGATAAAGGCAAATGTCAGGGGCGTATGTACCTCACCCTGCAGAATCGCCAGCCCAGTGGCCAGCACCTTCTGGAGATGTGCACAGGAAAAAATACTTCACTACTTAATGCTAATCTGTCCAGCAAG gaggtggtggcagggggtgAGGGTATATTATTAGGGGTCTACTATCTGGGACAGAAAGAGCAGACTAACTCCCTGAAACAACCTACACAGCAACATGACTGCATTTTTCACTCAG GGGATGTGATCAGTGTGCATTGTGAAGAGACTAAAGAAACTAAGTTTTGGCTCCTGACCCAGGATAGTAATACAGGGACCCCTCTAAACTCTACCTACACTTTCATTGGCTGTCTTTCCTCTGGCAAGGAGCTACTCACAAAGGCTGCATCTCAAGAGAACCTTGCAGATATTTGCATAACCAACTGTGGTGCTGTCATCCATATTTGA
- the LOC139758312 gene encoding uncharacterized protein isoform X2 — MICRPKCEICGGCFDGENRLPLLLVSCGHTCCKACLELLTQHRGYRCPTCRKQQPEKGVSALQEHKNEDNMEPENNEEMCYTHKGVRVSYWCSPCNKPACGECIVEDHPNSLHKARKISCIIEELSRDVHSSITKVMTTIEKFEKHCKEHDTFIEHISGLSENIKRIIGKLMLSVVVLNSQAVNCKDTGEDIKDMEKMTEEIISEVPESPQGIKGIKALQKYTEKVQKLQKHVMAKAQVPNNNPNKAETLLNDVNYLRKALNTQASSFTKQVCALMIQELEVGAAGGKGAKLQWEDNRLHLYCLTQQNKHSCTKKKCYLKWNVVESLLKEEKTTVFFDMSWDKGKCQGRMYLTLQNRQPSGQHLLEMCTGKNTSLLNANLSSKEVVAGGEGILLGVYYLGQKEQTNSLKQPTQQHDCIFHSGDVISVHCEETKETKFWLLTQDSNTGTPLNSTYTFIGCLSSGKELLTKAASQENLADICITNCGAVIHI; from the exons ATGATTTGTCGACCCAAGTGTGAGATATGCGGAGGCTGTTTCGATGGCGAGAATCGacttcctctcctgctggtgtcgTGCGGCCACACCTGCTGCAAGGCCTGCCTGGAGCTCCTCACCCAACATCGGGGTTACCGCTGCCCAACCTGCAG GAAGCAGCAACCGGAGAAGGGGGTGTCTGCACTTCAG GAGCATAAGAATGAGGACAACATGGAGCCAGAGAACAACGAAGAAATGTGTTACACTCACAAGGGTGTACGTGTGAGTTACTGGTGCTCCCCATGCAACAAGCCAGCTTGTGGGGAATGCATTGTCGAGGATCACCCTAACAGCCTTCATAAGGCTAGAAAGATCTCATGCATCATTGAAGAGCTGAGTCGTGATGTGCACTCCTCAATCACAAAAGTCATGACAACCATTGAGAAATTTGAAAAACACTGCAAAGAACATGATACATTCATAGAACACATCAGTGGTCTTTCTGAGAACATCAAGAGGATTATAGGAAAGTTGATGCTAAGTGTAGTAGTCCTCAACTCCCAAGCTGTCAACTGCAAGGACACAGGTGAAGACATCAAAGATATGGAGAAAATGACTGAAGAAATCATCTCAGAAGTGCCTGAATCTCCTCAAGGAATCAAAGGCATTAAAGCTCTACAGAAGTATACAGAGAAAGTTCAAAAGCTGCAGAAACATGTGATGGCCAAGGCTCAGGTGCCTAACAATAACCCAAACAAAGCTGAAACACTCTTGAATGATGTCAACTACCTCAGAAAGGCTCTCAACACCCAAGCCTCCTCTTTCACCAAACAG GTGTGTGCACTGATGATTCAAGAGTTGGAAGTGGGAGCAGCAGGGGGAAAGGGTGCTAAACTCCAGTGGGAAGACAACAGATTGCACCTCTACTGCCTTACACAACAGAATAAACACTCCTGCACCAAGAAGAAATGTTATCtgaag TGGAATGTGGTTGAAAGCCTACTAAAGGAAGAGAAAACAACAGTGTTTTTTGACATGAGTTGGGATAAAGGCAAATGTCAGGGGCGTATGTACCTCACCCTGCAGAATCGCCAGCCCAGTGGCCAGCACCTTCTGGAGATGTGCACAGGAAAAAATACTTCACTACTTAATGCTAATCTGTCCAGCAAG gaggtggtggcagggggtgAGGGTATATTATTAGGGGTCTACTATCTGGGACAGAAAGAGCAGACTAACTCCCTGAAACAACCTACACAGCAACATGACTGCATTTTTCACTCAG GGGATGTGATCAGTGTGCATTGTGAAGAGACTAAAGAAACTAAGTTTTGGCTCCTGACCCAGGATAGTAATACAGGGACCCCTCTAAACTCTACCTACACTTTCATTGGCTGTCTTTCCTCTGGCAAGGAGCTACTCACAAAGGCTGCATCTCAAGAGAACCTTGCAGATATTTGCATAACCAACTGTGGTGCTGTCATCCATATTTGA